One stretch of Eupeodes corollae chromosome 2, idEupCoro1.1, whole genome shotgun sequence DNA includes these proteins:
- the LOC129947583 gene encoding cytokine receptor-like isoform X3, producing MKRIIFNILECVAGFLGILTITFGFSYANELGCRTLENLSSLEPTYVFIDVKTGDDFNVTCCVINNAHCLSIVEKSHYQIPNLKDVNTSIKEVTIQNAMYKKHSYEFTCKCYEKGFKVTYVSVGTAPKNVKELICVVVDFLKMECIVELNYESIDTRYSFLLDESELPAKQISYGDNPKYAFNLTEPKYKIERLYYNFTLKSSNSMGSFSEQKLVQQYKIVKPQLRNIKLTNITSNGVLLVWDILNRDAYTKNTTGDLFFSISLRSDRFEFSRNDFSIENQGNHFWVKIANLYPFVKYGVNIRVKANLTFNNERMWSNTFEESFTTSSKKPNKPPYIGIGNFYVHPKEKIISLFWQQMPEYEHNGPNFEYEISNIMENRQFIKSLRTITTNSAAIIIDWKNTSEYEFQLRSRNKEGFSSAASILKISPRNPNIKHEEQKKALTKVYNQTYTLFWSKPTYFTGLSSFTLFWCSAEIESQNRCKGPMEFIYLDRKTLNYTTNISSTTNFALSENYYDNSYSSGMMWFKCSKNTNMDSFEIKFDYPVIPTEDSITIKWIEECWHMPIIEMFIVTYCEDNTNYCEKEIIPKQAKYHTIRGLKPSSSYKITITSILKTGLRLISNPITATTKIENNTTTLFIFACSAIIGIVAFIVLGIFIKKRIHDMMNIKIILPNVDGKRNRNQFGDYKFGCTAVCEERIPWDIFTPPQVSQENLQTQKQTTTSDEYISMDQASISKLAPTSVSLPSPTSNNAQNREILFLQCSNRKKDNCSYKPNAASGVYVFMDSATHLAPVASPKTAKSQKLKQNHQERENKETDCTHLDDKDVQSMAEMNIRSTNEVTASNGYVLVNDVHQSIKFPLVPNLNSVTGQNQFLLDSLSGYINKKPCFKTYIQSSPKVKT from the exons atgaaaagaataATTTTCAACATACTTGAATGTGTAGCAgg atttcttggAATTTTGACCATTACATTTGGTTTTTCATACGCGAATGAACTGGGATGTCGCACTTTGGAAa ATTTATCATCATTAGAACCGACCTATGTTTTTATCGATGTCAAAACTGGAGATGATTTTAACGTTACATGCTGCGTTATAAACAATGCACATTGTCTGAGCATTGTTGAAAAAAGTCATTATCAAAttccaaatttaaaa gatGTAAACACAAGTATTAAAGAAGTGACGATCCAGAATGCGATGTATAAAAAACATAGCTATGAGTTTACCTGCAAATGTTATGAGAAAGGATTCAAAGTTACATACGTTTCTGTTG GTACAGccccaaaaaatgtaaaagaattaATATGTGTGGTCGtagattttctcaaaatggaATGCATAGTTGAATTGAATTATGAAAGTATTGACACGCGCTACTCTTTTCTTCTAGATGAATCCgag ttaccagcaaaacaaataagttaTGGTGATAATCCTAAATACGCCTTTAATCTTACCgaaccaaaatataaaattgagcGTTTGTACTATAACTTCACATTAAAATCATCAAATAGTATGGGATCTTTTTCCGAGCAGAAATTAGTCCAGCAATATAAGATAG ttaaaccaCAGTtacgaaatattaaattaacaaacattACTTCCAATGGCGTATTACTTGTCTGGGATATATTAAACCGCGATGCATACACTAAAAACACAACCGGTGATCTTTTCTTTAGTATCTCATTAAGATCAGATAGATTTGAGTTTTCTcgaaatgatttttcaattgaaaatcaaGGTAACCACTTTTGGGTTAAAATTGCTAATCTATATCCCTTTGTTAAATACGGAGTGAATATTCGTGTCAAggcaaatttaacttttaataatgagCGAATGTGGAGTAATACATTTGAAGAATCTTTCACGACATCAtcaaaaaaaccaaataaaCCTCCTTACATTGGAATTGGAAATTTCTACGTTCACCCTAAGGAGAAAATCATTAGTTTATTTTGGCAACAAATGCCAGAATATGAACATAACGGTCCAAATTTTGAGTATGAAATTTCTAACATTATGGAAAATAGGCAATTTAT TAAATCATTAAGGACAATAACCACAAATTCTGCTGCAATTATAATCGATTGGAAAAATACATCAGAATACGAATTTCAATTGAGGAGTCGAAACAAAGAAGGATTCTCATCAGCtgcaagtattttgaaaataagtccACGTAACCCAAATATCAAACATGAAGAACAAAAGAAGGCACTTACAAAAGTATACAATCAAACTTATACTTTGTTTTGGTCAAAGCCAACTTATTTCACTGGTTTGAGCAGCTTTACTCTTTTCTGGTGTAGTGCTGAAATCGAATCTCAAAATCGGTGTAAG GGACCAATGGAATTTATATACTTAGACAGGAAAACCCTCAATTACACCACTAACATTTCAAGTACAACTAATTTTGCTTTGTCAGAAAATTATTACGATAACAGTTATAGCAGTGGTATGATGTGGTTCAAGTGTAGTAAAAATACTAACATGGATTCATTCGAAATTAAGTTCGATTATCCAGTGATACCTACGGAAGATAGTATAACAATTAAATGGATTGAAGAATGCTGGCATATGccaattattgaaatgtttataGTGACGTATTGCGAAGATAATACCAACTAttgtgaaaaagaaataattcctAAACAAGCCAAATATCACACCATAAGAGGACTAAAACCATCTTCCTCGTACAAAATTACCATTACATCGATTTTGAAAACAGGACTAAGACTAATTAGCAATCCAATAACTGCCacaactaaaattgaaaaca aTACAACTACGCTTTTTATATTTGCTTGCTCTGCTATAATTGGAATTGTTGCATTTATTGTGCTAggaatttttataaagaaacgaATTCACGATATGatgaatatcaaaattattttacctaATGTGGAtggaaaaagaaacagaaatcAATTCGGTGATTACAAGTTCGGTTGCACAGCAGTTTGTGAAGAAAGGATACCTTGGGACATTTTCACACCACCCCAAGTTTCACAGGAAAATCTTCAAACACAGAAA cAAACTACTACATCCGATGAATATATCTCTATGGATCAAGCTTCCATCTCTAAATTGGCCCCTACCTCTGTTTCTCTTCCGAGCCCGACAAGTAATAATGCCCAAAATAGAGAGATATTGTTTTTGCAATGTTCCAATCGTAAGAAGGATAATTGTTCCTATAAA CCAAATGCTGCATCCGGTGTATATGTCTTTATGGATAGTGCCACTCACTTGGCACCTGTTGCTTCCCCGAAAACTGCCAAATCCCAGAAGCTGAAGCAGAACCACCAAGAAAGAGAG aataaagaGACTGATTGTACACATCTAGACGACAAAGATGTCCAAAGCATGGCGGAAATGAATATAAGGTCAACTAATGAAGTTACTGCATCTAATGGTTATGTTCTGGTCAATGATGTAcatcaaagcattaaatttccTTTGGTACCAAATTTAAACTCGGTAACTGGCCAAAATCAGTTCTTGCTTGATAGCCTTTCTGGATACATTAATAAGAAACCttgttttaaaacatatatTCAAAGTTCACCTAAAGTAAAGACCTAg
- the LOC129947583 gene encoding cytokine receptor-like isoform X5, producing MYKKHSYEFTCKCYEKGFKVTYVSVGTAPKNVKELICVVVDFLKMECIVELNYESIDTRYSFLLDESELPAKQISYGDNPKYAFNLTEPKYKIERLYYNFTLKSSNSMGSFSEQKLVQQYKIVKPQLRNIKLTNITSNGVLLVWDILNRDAYTKNTTGDLFFSISLRSDRFEFSRNDFSIENQGNHFWVKIANLYPFVKYGVNIRVKANLTFNNERMWSNTFEESFTTSSKKPNKPPYIGIGNFYVHPKEKIISLFWQQMPEYEHNGPNFEYEISNIMENRQFIKSLRTITTNSAAIIIDWKNTSEYEFQLRSRNKEGFSSAASILKISPRNPNIKHEEQKKALTKVYNQTYTLFWSKPTYFTGLSSFTLFWCSAEIESQNRCKGPMEFIYLDRKTLNYTTNISSTTNFALSENYYDNSYSSGMMWFKCSKNTNMDSFEIKFDYPVIPTEDSITIKWIEECWHMPIIEMFIVTYCEDNTNYCEKEIIPKQAKYHTIRGLKPSSSYKITITSILKTGLRLISNPITATTKIENNTTTLFIFACSAIIGIVAFIVLGIFIKKRIHDMMNIKIILPNVDGKRNRNQFGDYKFGCTAVCEERIPWDIFTPPQVSQENLQTQKQTTTSDEYISMDQASISKLAPTSVSLPSPTSNNAQNREILFLQCSNRKKDNCSYKPNAASGVYVFMDSATHLAPVASPKTAKSQKLKQNHQERENKETDCTHLDDKDVQSMAEMNIRSTNEVTASNGYVLVNDVHQSIKFPLVPNLNSVTGQNQFLLDSLSGYINKKPCFKTYIQSSPKVKT from the exons ATGTATAAAAAACATAGCTATGAGTTTACCTGCAAATGTTATGAGAAAGGATTCAAAGTTACATACGTTTCTGTTG GTACAGccccaaaaaatgtaaaagaattaATATGTGTGGTCGtagattttctcaaaatggaATGCATAGTTGAATTGAATTATGAAAGTATTGACACGCGCTACTCTTTTCTTCTAGATGAATCCgag ttaccagcaaaacaaataagttaTGGTGATAATCCTAAATACGCCTTTAATCTTACCgaaccaaaatataaaattgagcGTTTGTACTATAACTTCACATTAAAATCATCAAATAGTATGGGATCTTTTTCCGAGCAGAAATTAGTCCAGCAATATAAGATAG ttaaaccaCAGTtacgaaatattaaattaacaaacattACTTCCAATGGCGTATTACTTGTCTGGGATATATTAAACCGCGATGCATACACTAAAAACACAACCGGTGATCTTTTCTTTAGTATCTCATTAAGATCAGATAGATTTGAGTTTTCTcgaaatgatttttcaattgaaaatcaaGGTAACCACTTTTGGGTTAAAATTGCTAATCTATATCCCTTTGTTAAATACGGAGTGAATATTCGTGTCAAggcaaatttaacttttaataatgagCGAATGTGGAGTAATACATTTGAAGAATCTTTCACGACATCAtcaaaaaaaccaaataaaCCTCCTTACATTGGAATTGGAAATTTCTACGTTCACCCTAAGGAGAAAATCATTAGTTTATTTTGGCAACAAATGCCAGAATATGAACATAACGGTCCAAATTTTGAGTATGAAATTTCTAACATTATGGAAAATAGGCAATTTAT TAAATCATTAAGGACAATAACCACAAATTCTGCTGCAATTATAATCGATTGGAAAAATACATCAGAATACGAATTTCAATTGAGGAGTCGAAACAAAGAAGGATTCTCATCAGCtgcaagtattttgaaaataagtccACGTAACCCAAATATCAAACATGAAGAACAAAAGAAGGCACTTACAAAAGTATACAATCAAACTTATACTTTGTTTTGGTCAAAGCCAACTTATTTCACTGGTTTGAGCAGCTTTACTCTTTTCTGGTGTAGTGCTGAAATCGAATCTCAAAATCGGTGTAAG GGACCAATGGAATTTATATACTTAGACAGGAAAACCCTCAATTACACCACTAACATTTCAAGTACAACTAATTTTGCTTTGTCAGAAAATTATTACGATAACAGTTATAGCAGTGGTATGATGTGGTTCAAGTGTAGTAAAAATACTAACATGGATTCATTCGAAATTAAGTTCGATTATCCAGTGATACCTACGGAAGATAGTATAACAATTAAATGGATTGAAGAATGCTGGCATATGccaattattgaaatgtttataGTGACGTATTGCGAAGATAATACCAACTAttgtgaaaaagaaataattcctAAACAAGCCAAATATCACACCATAAGAGGACTAAAACCATCTTCCTCGTACAAAATTACCATTACATCGATTTTGAAAACAGGACTAAGACTAATTAGCAATCCAATAACTGCCacaactaaaattgaaaaca aTACAACTACGCTTTTTATATTTGCTTGCTCTGCTATAATTGGAATTGTTGCATTTATTGTGCTAggaatttttataaagaaacgaATTCACGATATGatgaatatcaaaattattttacctaATGTGGAtggaaaaagaaacagaaatcAATTCGGTGATTACAAGTTCGGTTGCACAGCAGTTTGTGAAGAAAGGATACCTTGGGACATTTTCACACCACCCCAAGTTTCACAGGAAAATCTTCAAACACAGAAA cAAACTACTACATCCGATGAATATATCTCTATGGATCAAGCTTCCATCTCTAAATTGGCCCCTACCTCTGTTTCTCTTCCGAGCCCGACAAGTAATAATGCCCAAAATAGAGAGATATTGTTTTTGCAATGTTCCAATCGTAAGAAGGATAATTGTTCCTATAAA CCAAATGCTGCATCCGGTGTATATGTCTTTATGGATAGTGCCACTCACTTGGCACCTGTTGCTTCCCCGAAAACTGCCAAATCCCAGAAGCTGAAGCAGAACCACCAAGAAAGAGAG aataaagaGACTGATTGTACACATCTAGACGACAAAGATGTCCAAAGCATGGCGGAAATGAATATAAGGTCAACTAATGAAGTTACTGCATCTAATGGTTATGTTCTGGTCAATGATGTAcatcaaagcattaaatttccTTTGGTACCAAATTTAAACTCGGTAACTGGCCAAAATCAGTTCTTGCTTGATAGCCTTTCTGGATACATTAATAAGAAACCttgttttaaaacatatatTCAAAGTTCACCTAAAGTAAAGACCTAg
- the LOC129947583 gene encoding cytokine receptor-like isoform X2, producing the protein MMVCQFRYYAYIIYGLVNFYFISSYNGKGGRFLGILTITFGFSYANELGCRTLENLSSLEPTYVFIDVKTGDDFNVTCCVINNAHCLSIVEKSHYQIPNLKDVNTSIKEVTIQNAMYKKHSYEFTCKCYEKGFKVTYVSVGTAPKNVKELICVVVDFLKMECIVELNYESIDTRYSFLLDESELPAKQISYGDNPKYAFNLTEPKYKIERLYYNFTLKSSNSMGSFSEQKLVQQYKIVKPQLRNIKLTNITSNGVLLVWDILNRDAYTKNTTGDLFFSISLRSDRFEFSRNDFSIENQGNHFWVKIANLYPFVKYGVNIRVKANLTFNNERMWSNTFEESFTTSSKKPNKPPYIGIGNFYVHPKEKIISLFWQQMPEYEHNGPNFEYEISNIMENRQFIKSLRTITTNSAAIIIDWKNTSEYEFQLRSRNKEGFSSAASILKISPRNPNIKHEEQKKALTKVYNQTYTLFWSKPTYFTGLSSFTLFWCSAEIESQNRCKGPMEFIYLDRKTLNYTTNISSTTNFALSENYYDNSYSSGMMWFKCSKNTNMDSFEIKFDYPVIPTEDSITIKWIEECWHMPIIEMFIVTYCEDNTNYCEKEIIPKQAKYHTIRGLKPSSSYKITITSILKTGLRLISNPITATTKIENNTTTLFIFACSAIIGIVAFIVLGIFIKKRIHDMMNIKIILPNVDGKRNRNQFGDYKFGCTAVCEERIPWDIFTPPQVSQENLQTQKQTTTSDEYISMDQASISKLAPTSVSLPSPTSNNAQNREILFLQCSNRKKDNCSYKPNAASGVYVFMDSATHLAPVASPKTAKSQKLKQNHQERENKETDCTHLDDKDVQSMAEMNIRSTNEVTASNGYVLVNDVHQSIKFPLVPNLNSVTGQNQFLLDSLSGYINKKPCFKTYIQSSPK; encoded by the exons ATGATGGTTTGTCAATTTCGCTATTATGCTTATATCATATACGGGCttgttaatttttactttatttcaagTTACAACGGAAAAGGCGGCAG atttcttggAATTTTGACCATTACATTTGGTTTTTCATACGCGAATGAACTGGGATGTCGCACTTTGGAAa ATTTATCATCATTAGAACCGACCTATGTTTTTATCGATGTCAAAACTGGAGATGATTTTAACGTTACATGCTGCGTTATAAACAATGCACATTGTCTGAGCATTGTTGAAAAAAGTCATTATCAAAttccaaatttaaaa gatGTAAACACAAGTATTAAAGAAGTGACGATCCAGAATGCGATGTATAAAAAACATAGCTATGAGTTTACCTGCAAATGTTATGAGAAAGGATTCAAAGTTACATACGTTTCTGTTG GTACAGccccaaaaaatgtaaaagaattaATATGTGTGGTCGtagattttctcaaaatggaATGCATAGTTGAATTGAATTATGAAAGTATTGACACGCGCTACTCTTTTCTTCTAGATGAATCCgag ttaccagcaaaacaaataagttaTGGTGATAATCCTAAATACGCCTTTAATCTTACCgaaccaaaatataaaattgagcGTTTGTACTATAACTTCACATTAAAATCATCAAATAGTATGGGATCTTTTTCCGAGCAGAAATTAGTCCAGCAATATAAGATAG ttaaaccaCAGTtacgaaatattaaattaacaaacattACTTCCAATGGCGTATTACTTGTCTGGGATATATTAAACCGCGATGCATACACTAAAAACACAACCGGTGATCTTTTCTTTAGTATCTCATTAAGATCAGATAGATTTGAGTTTTCTcgaaatgatttttcaattgaaaatcaaGGTAACCACTTTTGGGTTAAAATTGCTAATCTATATCCCTTTGTTAAATACGGAGTGAATATTCGTGTCAAggcaaatttaacttttaataatgagCGAATGTGGAGTAATACATTTGAAGAATCTTTCACGACATCAtcaaaaaaaccaaataaaCCTCCTTACATTGGAATTGGAAATTTCTACGTTCACCCTAAGGAGAAAATCATTAGTTTATTTTGGCAACAAATGCCAGAATATGAACATAACGGTCCAAATTTTGAGTATGAAATTTCTAACATTATGGAAAATAGGCAATTTAT TAAATCATTAAGGACAATAACCACAAATTCTGCTGCAATTATAATCGATTGGAAAAATACATCAGAATACGAATTTCAATTGAGGAGTCGAAACAAAGAAGGATTCTCATCAGCtgcaagtattttgaaaataagtccACGTAACCCAAATATCAAACATGAAGAACAAAAGAAGGCACTTACAAAAGTATACAATCAAACTTATACTTTGTTTTGGTCAAAGCCAACTTATTTCACTGGTTTGAGCAGCTTTACTCTTTTCTGGTGTAGTGCTGAAATCGAATCTCAAAATCGGTGTAAG GGACCAATGGAATTTATATACTTAGACAGGAAAACCCTCAATTACACCACTAACATTTCAAGTACAACTAATTTTGCTTTGTCAGAAAATTATTACGATAACAGTTATAGCAGTGGTATGATGTGGTTCAAGTGTAGTAAAAATACTAACATGGATTCATTCGAAATTAAGTTCGATTATCCAGTGATACCTACGGAAGATAGTATAACAATTAAATGGATTGAAGAATGCTGGCATATGccaattattgaaatgtttataGTGACGTATTGCGAAGATAATACCAACTAttgtgaaaaagaaataattcctAAACAAGCCAAATATCACACCATAAGAGGACTAAAACCATCTTCCTCGTACAAAATTACCATTACATCGATTTTGAAAACAGGACTAAGACTAATTAGCAATCCAATAACTGCCacaactaaaattgaaaaca aTACAACTACGCTTTTTATATTTGCTTGCTCTGCTATAATTGGAATTGTTGCATTTATTGTGCTAggaatttttataaagaaacgaATTCACGATATGatgaatatcaaaattattttacctaATGTGGAtggaaaaagaaacagaaatcAATTCGGTGATTACAAGTTCGGTTGCACAGCAGTTTGTGAAGAAAGGATACCTTGGGACATTTTCACACCACCCCAAGTTTCACAGGAAAATCTTCAAACACAGAAA cAAACTACTACATCCGATGAATATATCTCTATGGATCAAGCTTCCATCTCTAAATTGGCCCCTACCTCTGTTTCTCTTCCGAGCCCGACAAGTAATAATGCCCAAAATAGAGAGATATTGTTTTTGCAATGTTCCAATCGTAAGAAGGATAATTGTTCCTATAAA CCAAATGCTGCATCCGGTGTATATGTCTTTATGGATAGTGCCACTCACTTGGCACCTGTTGCTTCCCCGAAAACTGCCAAATCCCAGAAGCTGAAGCAGAACCACCAAGAAAGAGAG aataaagaGACTGATTGTACACATCTAGACGACAAAGATGTCCAAAGCATGGCGGAAATGAATATAAGGTCAACTAATGAAGTTACTGCATCTAATGGTTATGTTCTGGTCAATGATGTAcatcaaagcattaaatttccTTTGGTACCAAATTTAAACTCGGTAACTGGCCAAAATCAGTTCTTGCTTGATAGCCTTTCTGGATACATTAATAAGAAACCttgttttaaaacatatatTCAAAGTTCACCTAAA TGA
- the LOC129947583 gene encoding cytokine receptor-like isoform X4 — MKVILKADTTLKQKLFSQDKANLSSLEPTYVFIDVKTGDDFNVTCCVINNAHCLSIVEKSHYQIPNLKDVNTSIKEVTIQNAMYKKHSYEFTCKCYEKGFKVTYVSVGTAPKNVKELICVVVDFLKMECIVELNYESIDTRYSFLLDESELPAKQISYGDNPKYAFNLTEPKYKIERLYYNFTLKSSNSMGSFSEQKLVQQYKIVKPQLRNIKLTNITSNGVLLVWDILNRDAYTKNTTGDLFFSISLRSDRFEFSRNDFSIENQGNHFWVKIANLYPFVKYGVNIRVKANLTFNNERMWSNTFEESFTTSSKKPNKPPYIGIGNFYVHPKEKIISLFWQQMPEYEHNGPNFEYEISNIMENRQFIKSLRTITTNSAAIIIDWKNTSEYEFQLRSRNKEGFSSAASILKISPRNPNIKHEEQKKALTKVYNQTYTLFWSKPTYFTGLSSFTLFWCSAEIESQNRCKGPMEFIYLDRKTLNYTTNISSTTNFALSENYYDNSYSSGMMWFKCSKNTNMDSFEIKFDYPVIPTEDSITIKWIEECWHMPIIEMFIVTYCEDNTNYCEKEIIPKQAKYHTIRGLKPSSSYKITITSILKTGLRLISNPITATTKIENNTTTLFIFACSAIIGIVAFIVLGIFIKKRIHDMMNIKIILPNVDGKRNRNQFGDYKFGCTAVCEERIPWDIFTPPQVSQENLQTQKQTTTSDEYISMDQASISKLAPTSVSLPSPTSNNAQNREILFLQCSNRKKDNCSYKPNAASGVYVFMDSATHLAPVASPKTAKSQKLKQNHQERENKETDCTHLDDKDVQSMAEMNIRSTNEVTASNGYVLVNDVHQSIKFPLVPNLNSVTGQNQFLLDSLSGYINKKPCFKTYIQSSPKVKT, encoded by the exons ATGAAAGTGATACTTAAAGCAGATACAACTTTAAAACAGAAACTATTTTCTCAAGACAAAGCAA ATTTATCATCATTAGAACCGACCTATGTTTTTATCGATGTCAAAACTGGAGATGATTTTAACGTTACATGCTGCGTTATAAACAATGCACATTGTCTGAGCATTGTTGAAAAAAGTCATTATCAAAttccaaatttaaaa gatGTAAACACAAGTATTAAAGAAGTGACGATCCAGAATGCGATGTATAAAAAACATAGCTATGAGTTTACCTGCAAATGTTATGAGAAAGGATTCAAAGTTACATACGTTTCTGTTG GTACAGccccaaaaaatgtaaaagaattaATATGTGTGGTCGtagattttctcaaaatggaATGCATAGTTGAATTGAATTATGAAAGTATTGACACGCGCTACTCTTTTCTTCTAGATGAATCCgag ttaccagcaaaacaaataagttaTGGTGATAATCCTAAATACGCCTTTAATCTTACCgaaccaaaatataaaattgagcGTTTGTACTATAACTTCACATTAAAATCATCAAATAGTATGGGATCTTTTTCCGAGCAGAAATTAGTCCAGCAATATAAGATAG ttaaaccaCAGTtacgaaatattaaattaacaaacattACTTCCAATGGCGTATTACTTGTCTGGGATATATTAAACCGCGATGCATACACTAAAAACACAACCGGTGATCTTTTCTTTAGTATCTCATTAAGATCAGATAGATTTGAGTTTTCTcgaaatgatttttcaattgaaaatcaaGGTAACCACTTTTGGGTTAAAATTGCTAATCTATATCCCTTTGTTAAATACGGAGTGAATATTCGTGTCAAggcaaatttaacttttaataatgagCGAATGTGGAGTAATACATTTGAAGAATCTTTCACGACATCAtcaaaaaaaccaaataaaCCTCCTTACATTGGAATTGGAAATTTCTACGTTCACCCTAAGGAGAAAATCATTAGTTTATTTTGGCAACAAATGCCAGAATATGAACATAACGGTCCAAATTTTGAGTATGAAATTTCTAACATTATGGAAAATAGGCAATTTAT TAAATCATTAAGGACAATAACCACAAATTCTGCTGCAATTATAATCGATTGGAAAAATACATCAGAATACGAATTTCAATTGAGGAGTCGAAACAAAGAAGGATTCTCATCAGCtgcaagtattttgaaaataagtccACGTAACCCAAATATCAAACATGAAGAACAAAAGAAGGCACTTACAAAAGTATACAATCAAACTTATACTTTGTTTTGGTCAAAGCCAACTTATTTCACTGGTTTGAGCAGCTTTACTCTTTTCTGGTGTAGTGCTGAAATCGAATCTCAAAATCGGTGTAAG GGACCAATGGAATTTATATACTTAGACAGGAAAACCCTCAATTACACCACTAACATTTCAAGTACAACTAATTTTGCTTTGTCAGAAAATTATTACGATAACAGTTATAGCAGTGGTATGATGTGGTTCAAGTGTAGTAAAAATACTAACATGGATTCATTCGAAATTAAGTTCGATTATCCAGTGATACCTACGGAAGATAGTATAACAATTAAATGGATTGAAGAATGCTGGCATATGccaattattgaaatgtttataGTGACGTATTGCGAAGATAATACCAACTAttgtgaaaaagaaataattcctAAACAAGCCAAATATCACACCATAAGAGGACTAAAACCATCTTCCTCGTACAAAATTACCATTACATCGATTTTGAAAACAGGACTAAGACTAATTAGCAATCCAATAACTGCCacaactaaaattgaaaaca aTACAACTACGCTTTTTATATTTGCTTGCTCTGCTATAATTGGAATTGTTGCATTTATTGTGCTAggaatttttataaagaaacgaATTCACGATATGatgaatatcaaaattattttacctaATGTGGAtggaaaaagaaacagaaatcAATTCGGTGATTACAAGTTCGGTTGCACAGCAGTTTGTGAAGAAAGGATACCTTGGGACATTTTCACACCACCCCAAGTTTCACAGGAAAATCTTCAAACACAGAAA cAAACTACTACATCCGATGAATATATCTCTATGGATCAAGCTTCCATCTCTAAATTGGCCCCTACCTCTGTTTCTCTTCCGAGCCCGACAAGTAATAATGCCCAAAATAGAGAGATATTGTTTTTGCAATGTTCCAATCGTAAGAAGGATAATTGTTCCTATAAA CCAAATGCTGCATCCGGTGTATATGTCTTTATGGATAGTGCCACTCACTTGGCACCTGTTGCTTCCCCGAAAACTGCCAAATCCCAGAAGCTGAAGCAGAACCACCAAGAAAGAGAG aataaagaGACTGATTGTACACATCTAGACGACAAAGATGTCCAAAGCATGGCGGAAATGAATATAAGGTCAACTAATGAAGTTACTGCATCTAATGGTTATGTTCTGGTCAATGATGTAcatcaaagcattaaatttccTTTGGTACCAAATTTAAACTCGGTAACTGGCCAAAATCAGTTCTTGCTTGATAGCCTTTCTGGATACATTAATAAGAAACCttgttttaaaacatatatTCAAAGTTCACCTAAAGTAAAGACCTAg